Below is a window of Methylosinus sp. PW1 DNA.
TGAGCGCGCGCAAATATCCGTCCATCCAATTGAAGGAATCATGCTTGCGCACGCGCGCCAGCAGCGCCGCGTGACGCTGCTTGCGTTCGGCGAGCGGCATCACGATCGCCCTCTGCATCGCATTGGCGACCTCATCGGCGTCGTAAGGATTGACGATCAGCGCTTCCTGCAGCTCCTCCGCCGCGCCGGCGAAGCGCGACAGCACCAGCACGCCGGGGTTCTCGGCGTCCTGCGCCACGACATATTCCTTGGCGACGAGATTCATGCCGTCGCGCAGAGGCGTCACCAGCCCCACTTGTGAGCCGCGATAGAGCGCCGCCAGAGTGTCGCGATCGACGCGGCGATGCAGATAGCGCACCGGCGTCCAGTCGAAATCGCCGAACTGCCCGTTGATCTCGCCCGACAGCGCCTCCAGCTCGTGGCGAATATCGGCATAGGCCTGCACATCCTCGCGCGTCGGCGGCGCGATCTGCATCAGCGTCACCGCCTTGCAATTCTGCGGATAGATTTCCAGCAGGCGCTTGAAGGAGCGCAAGCGATCCGGCAAGCCTTTGGTGTAGTCCAGCCGATCGACGCCGATGACATTTATGCGCGGCTCGCCGGCGCGATGCAGCCTCTCGATGCGCTTGGCGGCGCTCGGGCTCTCCGCCATGGCGGCGAAAGAATCGACGTCGATGCCGACAGGGAAGACGGAGGCCGTCACCGTCTTGCCGCCGACGCGCACGAGATCTGGCGTCAGCATCTCGCCCTGCATGAAGTCGCACATGAAGCGCAAGAAATTGGCTTGGTCGGTCTTCGTCTGAAAGCCCACGAGATCATATTCGACGAGCGCGCTCATCAGCCATTCGTGCTCCGGCATGGCGCAGAGCACATCCGGCGGCGGAAACGGAATATGCAGGAAAAAGCCGATGCGATTGGAGACGCCGCGCTCGCGCAGCGCCGCTCCGAGCGGAATGAAATGATAATCATGCACCCAGACGAGATCATTGCTTTTCAGCATGGGCGCTAGCTTTTCCGCAAAGCGATCATTGACGCGGCGATAGCCGTCGATCGCCTCTTGCGTGAAGCGCGCGAGATCGAGCCTATAATGATGCACGGGCCATAGCGCGGCGTTGGCGAAGCCGAGATAATAATCGCGATAATCCCGCTCGGTGAGCGGCATTGTGGCAAGCGTCAGCTCGTCGAATTTCACACGCGATACGTCGATCTCCGCATCGTCCGGCACGATCTCGCCATTCCAGCCGAACCATACGCCGCCGCGCTTGCGCAGAGCGTCGAGAATGCACACCGCGAGCCCGCCGGCGGCCTGGCTGCAGCCGGGATCGGCGACGCGATTGGAGACGACGACCAGGCGTTTCATATGGCTTTCTCCCAAGAACGCGACAGCCTCATGGCGCAGTTGATGACGCCGACCATGGAATAGGTCTGCGGATAGTTTCCCCAGGCTTCGCCGGTTTTGACGTCTATGTCTTCGGACATCATGCCGAGCCGATTGCGCTGTGCCAGCAGCGCCTCGAAATAATCGCGCGCCTCCTCGCGCCGGCCCATGCGCGCGAGCGCGTCGATGCGCCAGAAGGAACAGGTGGTGAAGGCCGTCGTCGGCTCGCCGAAATCATCGGCCGCCTCATAGCGCATCATATGCGCGCCGCGGCCGAGCGCAGATTCGATCTGCTCGAGCGTCGAGACCATGCGCGGATCATTGGGATCGATGAAGCCGACCTCCGTCATCAGCAGCACGCCGGCGTCGAGATGCTCACCGTCGAGCGATTCGACGAAGGCTTGGCGCTTCTGCGACCAGGCACGCTCGAGAATCACCTGCTTGATGCGCTCCGCCTCGATGCGCCAATCGCGCGCGCGCTCCGGCTCGCCTATGTAATCGGCGATGCGCGCGAGCCGATCGGCCGCCGCCCAGCACATGAGGCTCGATGTCGTATGGATGCGGGCGCGCGAGCGCAGCTCCCACATGCCGGCGTCGGGCTTGTCATAGCAGGCGAGCGCCTGCCGGCCCATATCCTCGAGCCGCAGGAAATCCATGCGCGTCGGCGGCGACATGAGGCGCCGGTCGAGAAAGGCCTGCGCGACGCCGAGTATCACATTGCCATAAGAATCGTGCTGAAAATGCTGATAGGCTTGATTGCCGACGCGCACCGGCCCCATGCCGCGATAGCCGGGAAGATTGGGAATGATGCGCTCGGTGAGCTCCGATTCCAGACCGAGCCCGTAGACCGGCTGAATATGCGAGCCCGCCGCCGAGGCGACGATATTCATCAGCCAATCGAAATAATTCTCCATCTTGCGCATCGCCGCCATGCGATTGAGCGCGCGCACGACGAAATAAGCGTCGCGCACCCAGCAATAGCGATAATCCCAATTGCGCTGCGTGTCCGGCGCCTCGGGAATGCTCGTCGTCAGCGCGGCGACAATGGCGCCGGTTCCTTCATAGGTGCAGAGCTTCAGCGTGATCGCGGCGCGCAGAACCGCGCTCTGCCATTCGAACGGAATCGCCAGACGATGCACCCAGCGGCGCCAATAGTCGCGCGTGCGCTCCTCGAAATTGCGCGCCGTATGCGCAA
It encodes the following:
- the otsA gene encoding alpha,alpha-trehalose-phosphate synthase (UDP-forming) — encoded protein: MKRLVVVSNRVADPGCSQAAGGLAVCILDALRKRGGVWFGWNGEIVPDDAEIDVSRVKFDELTLATMPLTERDYRDYYLGFANAALWPVHHYRLDLARFTQEAIDGYRRVNDRFAEKLAPMLKSNDLVWVHDYHFIPLGAALRERGVSNRIGFFLHIPFPPPDVLCAMPEHEWLMSALVEYDLVGFQTKTDQANFLRFMCDFMQGEMLTPDLVRVGGKTVTASVFPVGIDVDSFAAMAESPSAAKRIERLHRAGEPRINVIGVDRLDYTKGLPDRLRSFKRLLEIYPQNCKAVTLMQIAPPTREDVQAYADIRHELEALSGEINGQFGDFDWTPVRYLHRRVDRDTLAALYRGSQVGLVTPLRDGMNLVAKEYVVAQDAENPGVLVLSRFAGAAEELQEALIVNPYDADEVANAMQRAIVMPLAERKQRHAALLARVRKHDSFNWMDGYLRALSACRMPLAA
- a CDS encoding glycoside hydrolase family 15 protein, whose amino-acid sequence is MSDAQNHERKISDLELGVVGNCSFAALIDRDASVVWCCLPRFDGDPVFHSLLGSPPDMEDSGFFAIDLEDRVHSEQDYCGNTAVLETVLHGKQGSVRVTDFAPRFFWRDRLYHPNMLIRRLTPVSGTPRIRIRLRPRYDYGAALPSLTFGSHHIRYVGPHSVLRLTTNAPLDYVREETLFNLSSPIDLVLGPDETLHEGIAHTARNFEERTRDYWRRWVHRLAIPFEWQSAVLRAAITLKLCTYEGTGAIVAALTTSIPEAPDTQRNWDYRYCWVRDAYFVVRALNRMAAMRKMENYFDWLMNIVASAAGSHIQPVYGLGLESELTERIIPNLPGYRGMGPVRVGNQAYQHFQHDSYGNVILGVAQAFLDRRLMSPPTRMDFLRLEDMGRQALACYDKPDAGMWELRSRARIHTTSSLMCWAAADRLARIADYIGEPERARDWRIEAERIKQVILERAWSQKRQAFVESLDGEHLDAGVLLMTEVGFIDPNDPRMVSTLEQIESALGRGAHMMRYEAADDFGEPTTAFTTCSFWRIDALARMGRREEARDYFEALLAQRNRLGMMSEDIDVKTGEAWGNYPQTYSMVGVINCAMRLSRSWEKAI